DNA sequence from the Alosa alosa isolate M-15738 ecotype Scorff River chromosome 2, AALO_Geno_1.1, whole genome shotgun sequence genome:
cttttcatgtagcctttaTTATGTTCGCCCGACGGCTATATGATCTAAATGGATAATTAGGGTCAAAGAAAATTATTTAAAGAAAATCAGAAGTATAATAGGAATATCAACTGGAGATTGCGATGTGTTGGTAGTTTGGTAGCGATTAAGATCACCCAGAGATTCCATTGGAAACAATCTGTTGTAAAACAGATGTGTATGCAGTTTAGTTCTCCATGAAGGGCTAGATAAGAAATCAATCATCCATTTTCTAAGTCAGATTTGTCAGGCAGTTTTAACATCTAGAAAACATATTGCCAATATATGCATGTCAAATAGGCCATAACATCAAAAGACTATTTCTGGTTTCTGAGTAACATTGTAGTTTCACTGTGTAAAATAATGTTCTTCCATGAACGAGTTGTTCTAGCAGAGTAGGTattggcacaaacacacacaccttatcttTGACTTACATGGAAATAATTCCTGCAAATGTCATGGCCATCATCTACTTGATCAAATCATTCTTTTATCAAGTGTAATGATCTGTTGCATTGCACTGTGTGTAACCATGTTCTTTTCTATGATATATCTGATGCAAATGTAAATACAGTTGTAATCACACTATGACCACACCCAAGAAGATCTCAACAGGGACAAAATTAAGAGAACCGAGACTTGCTTTCTTGAAAGATGAAGAACAGTACAAGGCATGACAATACCATGCACTTCTGCAATACAAGTTGCAAGGTCAGGACAAAATGCTAATATTCTTCTTCGAATTGTAGTTGATAGGCGTTGACTGAGATTATGCCTTGTCATCAGTTCAACTACCAAGTAGCCTTCAAATGTTGTCTTTGTTGTCTTTACATGCATTGCATGAAGAATGAAAAGGTTTTACCTCAGCCTGTCTAACAATTCATTAACAATTCAAAACAACAACTAATTTCTTTCCAATAAGTCTTCATTGTCTAttatgatgataatgataatgggCTAATAAAGATCATAATCTTATTATATGTTTTCAAATATTTAATAtggtatatatactgtataaatggggcagccgtggcccactggttagcactctggacttgtaaccggagggttgccggttcgagccccgaccagtggtctgaacccctcactgctccccgagcgttgaagcaggcagctcactgcgccgggattcatgggcggattatgaactttcgggcccctgggcccagatgtattaagggccccccactaattgtcataTATGTGGGAGAGGGGGGGTTTAGGgggaacatttttaatttgtttgatgtgatttcctgtattctggtgcattttggggatggctaatactaaattcaatcagattcatagcatACATcatgatttgttgatattgaggcaatgattccatgcaaaggcttgggcttcagggccccctgaccccttgggcccctgggcctgggcccggtaggcccgtgcagtaatccatccctgccgggattagtgtgtgcttcacctcactgtgttcactgtgtgctgagtgtgtttcactaattcaccgattgggttaaatgcagagaccaaatttccctcacgggatcaaaaaagtatatatacttatacttatacttatagttATACTTATACTACATGACTCCAAAATCAAACAGACTCAGTGCAGAAGCCTTCAATCCAAAGCAAAATCTCCCAATCAAAATAAATCATTAATGACTTCCTCTTTCTGCTGGCTTTTTATCCAAGAACTACCAGTTTGACTCTCTCCTATCTCTGAGATAAGAAATAAACATCACTGCACTGATATTTTATTCGTAGGCTGATAGCATATCAAGAGGCCTTACTGTAGGCAAATGGCGCTCAGTTGTGAACTGAACCACTGGACGTTGGCACTAGAGGGAGCTGCTTACTCAGTTGGTAGCACTGACAACATGCTGCGTATATCTTAGCATTTAGCGGAAGGTCAGGGTCAATGCTTGCCATTTCAGGCTGGACTATTAACCAGATCGCCTGTAATTTACAATGCTTGTTTGTAACTGAAGATGCTATAGTTGTGGGAGATACCTGGAAGATATAATAACCACCCTCACAGGTGTGACTTTATTCTCACAATAAAATGTTATTCTGCACCATAGAACACAGAATATGGAATACATCGCAAAGGCATCTTACAAAACACTGCCTATACACTGTATTCACCTGAGACAAGCTGAaatttttctcattttttgtttgtttgcttgtttaatATCATATAGGCTATTTGTCATTCCCAACCATATAAAACAATGGACAATCAAAACAAGCAATAAATACAATACCAAATTTTTGTAGAACTACAGAGTTGCTGTAAAATGCAATTGAACTCTAAACTCTGTACTTCAACTCTGAACTATGTATTCACAGGCACTGTTACAATGGCATCTAGTTTCAATTATAAGAGAAATCTAAATACCTAAAGTAACATAGAAGAGTAAACATTTTTAACTTGTCTTTATGATACATTTTGCAGTGTACACCGTGTAAGTGTAGGTGTGTCATCCTGTTGAGATTTGTGTTAATGAGAGTTGCTCCAGGGCATCTTCACTTCTCAACGAGAGCAGGCAGCATGCAGGCGTGGATCATGGCCTCCCGCCACGCGCTCCGGCACTCGGCAATCCAGTGTGACACCATGTTGTTTTTgtccgtgctgctgctgctgctgctgctgctgcctcggCTGCTGCTCCCTCTCCAGTCAGCAGGGGTGCTGTGGGGCTTGCTGAGGGTTCCAACGAGGGCGAGGCTCGAGGTGCCGCGGTCGCCGCGGTCGCCGCTCTGCTTCTTTTTGGTCAGTGGCGAGCGCTGCATCAGCGTGGCGGGAGGAGCGGCGGTGTCGTCGACGGTGCTGGTGGACGCGGACAGGCGGAGCTCGGGGCAGCTGCTCTTGCGCCGGGCGTCAGGGGGGAACGAGACACGTGGGAAGCTGCCACTGCGTGGCCTGCACGTGGCCGGAGAgcgtcctcctctcccctccagcCCCTGCGGGCACTCCGCACCCCCGTTACTGTAGAGGTACTCCAGCGGATCGGAGGTCACGGTGATGGGGCTCGGAGTGGAGCTGACACTGGCTGGCTCAGGGGGACTACACTCTCCCtggctctccctctgtgtgagcGCCGTAGAGACGGAGGACACGGGACACACTGCGTCTCTGCGTCTGAGTCTGTGAAGCCTTGGGCACGGTTTGGACATGTCCATTGGCGCCATGGACAGGATGTCCCAATCTGGTTCCCGCAAGGGGAAGGTGGGTCTGGCCAGCTGGCAGATAGAGAGCAGGTAGTCCTGCGTGGACAGAGACTGCTGTGGCTGGGTGCTGGGCGGTGTGTGCTGGCTGTTGGCCTGGTTCATGTCCTGCACCATCTCCTCATATCCCTCCCTGATGGTGGGCAATCCCCTCTTCACAAGGAGCCGAGATCTGGGCCGCATGACTGCTTGATGGCGAAGAGGAATGTTTgtgacgtacacacacacacacacacacacacacacacacacatccatgtagATCGTGCAGAACACACCCCCGCATGTAAACACCATGAAGAGACattcatacataaacaaaaagaaGAAGCATCTTTAATTATGTGTAAACCACTAAACTATTTATCACCCACAAT
Encoded proteins:
- the si:dkeyp-72g9.4 gene encoding uncharacterized protein si:dkeyp-72g9.4, producing MRPRSRLLVKRGLPTIREGYEEMVQDMNQANSQHTPPSTQPQQSLSTQDYLLSICQLARPTFPLREPDWDILSMAPMDMSKPCPRLHRLRRRDAVCPVSSVSTALTQRESQGECSPPEPASVSSTPSPITVTSDPLEYLYSNGGAECPQGLEGRGGRSPATCRPRSGSFPRVSFPPDARRKSSCPELRLSASTSTVDDTAAPPATLMQRSPLTKKKQSGDRGDRGTSSLALVGTLSKPHSTPADWRGSSSRGSSSSSSSSTDKNNMVSHWIAECRSAWREAMIHACMLPALVEK